In Onthophagus taurus isolate NC chromosome 6, IU_Otau_3.0, whole genome shotgun sequence, a genomic segment contains:
- the LOC111424857 gene encoding transcription termination factor 5, mitochondrial: protein MYINKLSSFLKCIKYAQLSQNRLNSTMQESCDTIQKCLGLSKSYALKLVKSNGLTRVDKENIIENVNLLSSLGFTKEEIINNGVLLRRSCKQLQDQCLVLKEVGFKDVTPTVLVNFRKLLYKTVKTLKNMSFLSKDCNVFANLLTHLDPKPSDFLIGYKYNEQDMVAKIHAVIIKKYLEWRLEATPTEIETTFRKYRTLNYKSFQNISENIKFALSIGFPPKKLLGFNYVLITNPNYPKTIIKEMPFMHDLDMKVAMRRYPKLATILPRNFKKIYEILKKEEFPDEFIKNHMNVFCLSPKTVLFRLNELKRTPELNILRGNPNILKLIVHYNRTRYRMSIMKDMDLKCFTVNPLEKDDEELFDNKMKLGNDMNAKYDVILLLKGLLNADKDTLKNGLKKHPHYLEIPLLEIKTTVKFLQKNFSNEAILNVLPIVLYPISKIRDALRILNLMKDLSYGNLSETNKLNLIPYIIEKSHHFTGDGVWTNK, encoded by the exons atgtatataaataaattaagttcaTTTCTGAAATGTATTAAGTACGCACAACTTTCGCAAAATCGTTTAAATTCAACGATGCAAGAATCATGCGATACCATCCAAAAATGTTTAG GATTATCAAAATCTTACgctttaaaattagttaaatcTAATGGTTTAACACGAgtagataaagaaaatataattgaaaatgtaaatttattgtcATCACTTGGATTtacaaaagaagaaattataaataacgGTGTACTTTTAAGAAGATCATGTAAGCAGTTACAAGATCAATGTCTTGTTTTAAAGGAGGTGGGATTCAAGGATGTAACTCCAACTGTTCTAGTGAA TTTTAGGAAATTACTTTATAAAACTGTGAAGACACTAAAaaatatgtcatttttatcaaaagaTTGCAATGTTTTTGCTAATCTTTTAACACATTTAGATCCAAAACCCTCAGATTTTTTGATTGggtataaatataatgaaCAAGATATGGTTGCGAAAATCCATGCAgtaattataaagaaatatctag AATGGCGCTTAGAAGCAACACCAACAGAAATAGAAACAACATTTAGAAAGTATCGTACattgaattataaaagttttcaaaatatctcagaaaatatcaaatttgctttaagcATAGGTTTTCCCCCAAAAAAACTTCTCggatttaattatgttttaataacCAATCCTAATTACCCTAAAACGATCATAAAAGAAATGCCTTTTATGCATGATTTAGATATGAAAGTAGCTATGAGACGATATCCAaaattagcaacaattttaccgaggaattttaaaaagatttatgaaatacttaaaaaagaagaatttccagatgaatttataaaaaatcacatGAATGTGTTCTGTTTATCGCCTAAAACGgttttatttagattaaatgAGTTGAAACGTACTCCAGAGTTGAATATTTTAAGAGGAAATCCTAACATATTGAAACTAATTGTGCATTATAACAGAACAAGGTATAGAATGTCTATTATGAAGGATATggatttgaaatgttttactGTTAATCCTTTAGAAAAAGATGATGAggaattatttgataataaaatgaaacttGGAAATGATATGAACGCAAAAtatgatgttattttattattaaaaggtTTATTAAATGCAGATAAAGATACtttgaaaaatggtttaaaGAAACACCCTCATTATTTAGAAATTCCTCTTCTCGAGATTAAAACGACAGTTAAATTTCTTCagaaaaattttagtaatgaagccattttaaacgttttacCCATAGTTTTATACCcaat aAGCAAAATACGAGATGCTTTAAGGATTCTTAATTTAATGAAAGATCTGTCATATGGAAATCTTTCAGAAACGAATAAGTTAAATTTGATTCCGTATATCATAGAAAAATCTCATCATTTTACAGGGGATGGAGTATGGACAAATAagtaa